The genomic stretch GCCCAAAGCCTCGACGCCTTCGAAGCCCTTATTCCACGGCTGTAAATCGCATTCTGCTGCTAGGGTGTCCATGAATTCACATAGCCTCTTTGCTTGGGGCTTTTGAACCAGATCTTCGGGGTCTAGGGATCCCAGGGCCGGGCGTTTTGAGCCAAGCCACCATAGCCGACGCTTATCGCGGCTGTTGTTAGTATCGCCACTGCAGTAGTTGTTCTTCCCTTCGGAAGCTGATCCATCATCTATGGATCCGAGTATATTCTTCCATTGTGTTTTACGCTCGtctttctttgctgcttgggAGTGCCAGCTGATTTGTTTATCGGACCACTTGTGTATTGGCCTGTTCGTGTCAATGCCGGCTGTCACCTGCATACTCAAATGATTCGGAGACCATCCCTCAACAATGAGATATAGCTTCCAAATTCCCCTATATCTAGCGTCCCACTTATGGTCAGGGTGAATCGGCCTGTGAAGCTTATCAATGAACTCTGGTATCAGGGACAATTGCGCAGCGTCGTCTTCGCCTTCGCCCTCGTCAGGATGGAGGCTATGCATGCTCATAATCTCCGTTGGTACACATACACCAATTCGTCTTGCCGGCTGTGATACCCCAGGCGAAAGGGTAAATGCATTCCCAGGAGGAAGCTTGGCAACTTGAATTGGGGGGGAAGCACAAGACAATCAAGTCTTCGGGAGGGATCCAGTCAAAGGTGCGAAAATCGGGTGCGTGAGTGCAGTCTTTAACCCTTGAACCTGTCACAGCGCACGTCAGGCCTTGCCATTGGCGCGTGTAGTACGTCTGGGCAACGCGTCGTGATTCTCGACAGGTTGATAAGAGAGTGTATACCGGTCGATAGCCAGAGTCGCGAGCCGTGGTGGCCCGCACGCGGAATTCTTCGCTCGACCAGGAGGTAGCTAGATGGCGCTTCCGCTGGTGATTCAAGACGTCGAAAAAGTGCACACTTGGCTTTTTGGGAAGCAGCTCAGCCCATATTCGATGCCGGATTTCTGGTGGGAGCTGCTTGAATCGATGAAACGCTGGTTTTGTCGGCCGGCTTTGTTCTTGAGAAGCGACTTGCACTCTGTTTAATGTGTTTGACTGCTTGATCTCTTCCTCAATCATGGGAATCTGGTCCAAGGCCCagcgaagaagcagctcgtGACGCTCCGACCTATCCAAAGCGAAACGATAGGCGTGTGTCTTGCGAGCAAAATCAGCAATGACATAGGTCCGTTTATGAATAGACCTCAGTCGTTCCCTAGCTTCCACCAGCTGACGATCCTCCTCTTCCGATTGGGGATTGCCGAGAGCATTTCTCCACTGGATCTGCTTCTTTGCATTCTCACATTCCTCTTCTGCCTTGCgacgctcttctctcctcctcgtGATCTCGATGCTAGTTGGGCGGCAAATATCGGTTGTTGGTGTCCGTATCTTCTCAAATGGTCTCAAAACGTGTGCTTCCAGCAGCTGGGCTAGTGCTGCATCATAGCCCGGCTGGCAAGTCTCCAGCCATTTGTCATATTCGTCATGCCTCGTAAATTCGTAATTCAAGTATTCAATCCATGTTGCTAGCTTGTCTTGTCTATCTAGCTGCCTGCTGAATCCGGATTCAGACTTTTTAAATGAGTGAGGAAGCTCAAAGTTGTGGCGCTCAAGCCGTTCATTGAGCTCTTCGACGTAACTGGGAAATCGTTCCGGCTCTCTAGATGCTCTCTGGTGGGCTCGAAACATCTGCCATCTTGATAGTTGCTTGCCAAAAACCTGCCACTCGTCTGACTGGTCTTGCCAGAATGCCAAAATGTCGCGATACTGGCCAGGTGAAGCAACAATGGTCCGCAAGTGGCTCAGCGGATGTGACGGGCGACCTCCTTCGTTGATCAAAGCATGATAGGCGATGGATTCGACTTGACGAGCCTGCATCAAGGCATCAAAaccatggccttggtctgTCGACGGGGATGGACTTGATGCTTCAGACGACGGGTCGTCCACGTCCATTATTCGACCTTCCAGGGGTGCCAGCAATGAGAGATATGACTAGATGAGGCGGAGATGCTGGATCGGTAAGAGGGTGAAAGAAAGCAGGGAACGAGCAAACTGCCAAATAGAAGCCTGTAAAGTCCCGGGCTAACAAGTACCAATAACATGGAGTGACTAAAACGAGGCTGATTCGATCCAGCTGAGGTGATCGCTGAGGTGATCAAGCGCCTTTGAGGTTCTCCGGAGAGGGGACTTCTGTCCGCCAAACCGAAAAGCAGCCCTCAGGCACGAGGCAAGATCCAAGTGTGCGCCACCAAAGACCTTTGAGTTTCTGCTGAGTCAGATTCTACAACTGATTTAGATCTGAATGAAGCGATTGATTTCTGGAGTTTTGGTCGTGATTGGCGTCGGAATCGGAACCGCAGTATGGCAGCGCTGACTAAGGCAACGGTACTCCGGAGTGACAAGCGGCCGATGAATCCTGCGACACGTGAGAAGAGAaagttgaagagaagaagtcgtATGGCGGTATATTTTGCAAGAAAGGAGCAAcgaaaagagaggagaaggaaaagcacAAGCTAAATTCCACAACGAGAGCTGTTCATtaatactacatgtacctacgaGTAACTACTCTTTTTTTACTGGGCCAGCATGCTGAGTTAGGCTTGTGGACCTCCCCCTTTCTGGATGTTAGTGGAGGAGCTGAAAACGATGGACGAAAAAAAGGCTGTCACTTTGACAAAACATTTTATTCCACATTTGGCCTCTTTGCATGGCTGTCTGGGGCTATGGATGGCTGCAGATCTGAAAGGTTCGGTCGTCGGGCATTGGATGGAGGCGTTCTTGGCTGTGTGTAAATGTAAATGTGGAATGTGCATGTATGTAAATGATTACAAGCACTAGACCTTGCATGCATTGATGCcggccatcttctccgctGCCGTATGCGATATGCGATggtatttcttcttttgccaaCGACGAGTCATACGTCTGTTTGGTGGGAAAATTATTGAATTATCTGCTCCAAAGTGACATCAAAGACCTCTTTTCGTTTGTGATAACCGCCGTCAGCAATCATCGGAAATATTGCCGCGCACGAGCATGTAATTCCTCCGCCGTGTACTCAGCTCCCCGAACCTCATACTCGTGAATTATCGGACACAGTGACAAATCCGAACAATGGCTGTTCTTTATTGAGTTTGTATGGGCGGAAAAGATGCTAAATGGACACGGATCCATCTCGATTACTCAACACTTGTCACTGTCCGTGACTGCATCCGCGCCCAGTCCAGCCCAAAGCAATAAAGTCTGATTACTATTCACATCAAATCTCAAACAAATACGGCATTGTAACGCCATTTACCTCTGTTATCTCGGTGCCCCTCCCCCTCTTCATCTATATCACTCTTCAGTCGAGCCCACTGGCGAAAAAATCCACCACCTTTGGTCCGGACTCTCGCAGGTCGTCGTATAGATCAAAGTGGTTCTTCCCTGATATCACAAAGAGTTCTTTGGGCTGCCTCGCTCCGTCGATGGCTGTCTTGCTGTAGTGCAGCGTTTGCGCCGCTGATCCCGCAATCATCAACAACGGCCTCGGCGCTATCAAATGTTGAAAGTTGAATGAGTCGTAGCCGATCATCAGGTCGTAGCTCTGTGGAGGAACTTTGTGGGTACTTCGTTCGTGTTTGCCGCGTTTGGTGCCGTAGTAGGCTGCTGCATCCCTGAAGAAGGAGTCCGATTCCTCGTGGACTTTGGAGGGGTCTGTCTCAAACATGACAGGAGCATCAGGTTTTGATGTTGGGTTCTTGGCTGCGTTGGTGCGCCATTGGCCGGCGGCCTCCAGAGCTGTGGCAATGGCCTGAGGATTCTCCTTGACATATGGATGAACGCTGCCGTTGCGTGTCATGCGGCCCACGCAGGCTGCACTCACGGTCGCAAGGCATTTGATGCGACTGTCGGACTGCGTAGCGTAGGAAGCATATCCTCCAGAGGCGCAAATACCCAGGAGGCCGATCCTTTGAGCGTCCACTCGGCCACTGAGAGTTGTCAAGTAGCTGACCGCCGCTTTGATATCCTCCACTCGCTGGTGGGGGTCTTCCAGACCCCGAGGCTCACCACTACTTTCTCCCTGATATCCGGCGTCAAAGACGAGGGCGTAGAAGCCGGCCGTGGAGAGAAGTTTGGCATAAGTGGTTGATGTCTGCTCTTTAACGCCCGTCATTGGATGGCTGATGACGACGGCTGCTCCCATGCGATTCGGTGACCCAGACTCTGGGGCAAAGAGCTCGCCGCATATCTGCAGCTGAAATGCGGGAAAGAAGACCTTTGTAGGAGGGGTCTCGGTCTCTATAAACGACAGCATTCTCTTGACTGTTCTGTGAATGAGGATCTGCTATGATGGTCGATGAAAGTAAGCACTTTGAAATTCTTTTGACAGATCATCCAGTTTCTAGAATATCAATATTGTCTTGGCATTCGAAACGTTTAAATCTTTTTACCACTATTCCGGTCTTGCTACGTTTATGTGACGTCGGCGGTGTTTGTGCGGGACGCGCAAACTTTCTCGGAGGATTCGAATAGATTTCCGCTTTCGATGAGACTCATTTAAGGTTTGCACCATTACCCCCGCCATTGAATAGCGCCGAGAATGCAGATAATCGTATGATCGAACCATATGGCCGTTTTGGTCTTTGACAGGTCTATATATAGTATGAAGGATTTGACAATGTGTGGTCGAGCTAGATGGCAGTTTGATGACGAGCTCCGGGACCGAGATGTTGGCCGCCGGAACTCCACTTTCGCCGAGGCCCCACAGTTCCCGGAGGGTGCCTTGTATCTTAGAAGGGCTGTGACTTTCGCTTGTGATAATATCAGATGACGAGCGAGAAAAAGTAGAGGCAATCTATTCGAATAATTCTATTGGCCAAAACATGGATAACATACATATGTGACATCTACCAGTGTTGAGTGTACATGCTATACAGATATAGAGAGCCATCTAATAACACTTCTCCGTTATGCGTCCCTATAAACCCGGCTCCAGCTTCGATCATGCTTATGGTTGGAAGTGCAGAGCCATTGCATTGGACAAGTTGTCAAACATcaattttctcttctccaagaatATTTGAACGTCTTCTGCGGCAGCGCCGTGGAGGTTACCGATAATGATTTCCTCTTTGCCCGAGGCAAGCGCGGCGTATGCTTGTTCAGTAAACTCAGCGAGCGGCATGCCCACGGCCCGGCCGCGCTCAACGCCCATGTAATCGTGGAGTTCAGCTAATGAGAGTAAAGTAGAGAAGAATTCGTTAGCCTGGATTGCATCATGGCGATAAAGGAGGACAGAAAGGGAGATGTctgtaaaaaaaagtgaagCGCTTACTTTGAACGGCAGGAGGCAAAAGTTCGATGAATTTGATCTTTGAGAAGCCTTGATGCTGTCTCCGGAGAGAGTCAAAGAATGCTCGGAGAGCGGCCTTGGATGCGCTGTATGCCGGCATCAAAAATGCGGGGACCAGTGACAGAAGCGATCCCGTAACAATCACGCTGGTGGGATAGTCTTTCTTCTCAAGGTGCGGCAGAAACTTGATTGTGAGGTTCACGACGGAAATGTAGTTGACTTCAAATTCGTGGTGGAAAGCATCAAGATCAATCTCAGCTGGCCGAGTTAGCTTGGCTTGAGTCTGGGTTCCTGAGTTGAGGAAGACACAGTCCAAGTCGGGATATGTTTCGACAACCCTGCGGCAATTCGCCATTATTTTAGCCCTTGTTTACGGAGAATATTCGGAAGTAGCCTTTTCTTACTTGTTGACGAAAGCATCGAGGCCAGCTCGATCAGTAACATCGTATTTAATAGCGCTGGCACGCTCCGGGCCGTGCTTGGCAACGAAAGCGTCGAGACGTTCTTGACGGCGACCGACGGCAATGACTTTGGCGCCTTCTTCGATGAGCTTgtctgccatggctgcgcCAATGCCAGCGGTGGCACCGACGAGGAGAACGCGCTTATACTGGAATACCATTTTGGCTGAGTCGTTGAGCTTTGGTTGCGAGTCTGTTTGTAGGTTggctgagatgagattgagttGTAGTTCCTCCTTCAAGCCGTGGAAAAGTGCCCTTTTTATACATTATAGAAGTTCTCGGGATTAAACATGCAAAGTCGCGAATACCGGACTTCTGTGACCCATGCTGCATGTTGTTATGCTCTGTTGCTTAACGAAGCCATCCTCGGTCTCCTCTTTCGCCGCACACATGGCCAGTGTACCGGAACGCTAGCTGTATAAGGTCCAATATAGGAGTGTTAATGGAGATTGCACTAGTCTGTCCGCGGACTTGAATCCGCCTGTATGATGGGTTAGTATACGTCACGTCAGTATAGAAATAGCCCCTTGATCTGATGATTTGAGCCTCTCTCCGTCTAGAATCTGCGTCACATGAATCTACACCAAACATCGAATCACTGTGCCTGTATTCTTTGTGGACAGATCTAACACTCCGGAACGCTAGCCCTTGCAAGCCTAGCGCCCGCTGTTAACATCTCCGACGCGGACTTTAGCTCCGAGAGCGAGGAACTCTATAGGCGCCGCAAGCTGGGAAAACCGCAATAATGAAGCATCTTCTCTTGACAAGAACGACCGCATGGAGCGTCTGCAATCGCTGATTAGCGCCCTGATCTCTTGATTGTTACGCCATTAGTCATCCGTTGGAAAGGGCGATCGGTTCGCTATCCCCTCATGGTTTATCGAGGACCCTCCAAAGACTGCTTGCCATGCAGGAAACGCAAGCTCAAGGTACAATACAATCCCCAATTTTTATACTACATGTGGTTATAGATGGGCATATCCGTACAGCCTTTCCAGATCTCTGCGGCTAACATACACATGGGGGCCTCGTTAGTGCGACCTGCGCAAGGATGGCTGTGGCCAATGTCTGCGGGCCAGTATCGCATGCTTTGGCTACCGGGATACCAATGATCTCATCTTCCGCGACCAGACAAGCAGCGTCCAGCGCAAGATGTTGGCTTCCAAAGCAACGACAGTATCTTTACAGCTCGGAGCTCTAAACCATGTGATACTGCCTAATAGCTACCATCTCTCATCGCAGCCCCAGCCGGCTTGGCACCTTCGTGCTCGTCATGACTTCTTTGCGCACTATGTATACGGCCTATCTAGTACTTACGATATCCTGCCTTCGTTGTATGAGAAAGCAAAGCCGGGAGACCACTTATCTGCTAGTGTAGATGCGGCCAGCCTTGCTTTCTTCGCGAATAATCACGCGACATCATCAACGGAACTTCTGCGGCTGGCTGCCGAAAATTATATGCTTGCCCTGCGGCAGATTAACAAGGCTCTATCCAGCCGTGAGCTTGCGAGTGCCGACTCCACCCTGCAGTCAGTGCTACTTCTCGATCTTTATGAAAAGATTATGGGCCGCGACCTTATGTCGGAGAAATCTTGGCTGGCCCACCTCAACGGAGCTCTGGCATTGATCAAGGCTCGTGGCTACAATGACATGACACGAAGCGAAGTCAGTAGAAAGCTGGCCAACAAACTTTTCACGACACTTCTCATCAGCTGCTACGTTGCGACTCAGCGGATACCAGAAGGCGTTGCTGAACTGGGGCGGAGACTTGACATGTTCCACGACAAGGATGATGCCAAGTGGCGGCTTTCCAATATGAATTGTAAAATGATCAATTTCCGAATAGATGTCGCTGAGGGAAAGTTGTCCAAGAGCGAAATTGTCGCTCAGGCTAGGCAGCTTGAGGATGCTTATTGCGAAATTGAAGAGACATCatcgcaaagatggcagccTAGGCATGTCATGGTATCGGAGGAAGACCCCGACCGatccttcatctttggcgatcACTATGATGTTTACAGAGATCATTTTACAACGCAAGTACGAAACACAGTTCGGATAATGCACCTCCAGCTTCATTTCTACATCACAAGGGCCTTGAA from Trichoderma atroviride chromosome 3, complete sequence encodes the following:
- a CDS encoding uncharacterized protein (EggNog:ENOG41) gives rise to the protein MDVDDPSSEASSPSPSTDQGHGFDALMQARQVESIAYHALINEGGRPSHPLSHLRTIVASPGQYRDILAFWQDQSDEWQVFGKQLSRWQMFRAHQRASREPERFPSYVEELNERLERHNFELPHSFKKSESGFSRQLDRQDKLATWIEYLNYEFTRHDEYDKWLETCQPGYDAALAQLLEAHVLRPFEKIRTPTTDICRPTSIEITRRREERRKAEEECENAKKQIQWRNALGNPQSEEEDRQLVEARERLRSIHKRTYVIADFARKTHAYRFALDRSERHELLLRWALDQIPMIEEEIKQSNTLNRVQVASQEQSRPTKPAFHRFKQLPPEIRHRIWAELLPKKPSVHFFDVLNHQRKRHLATSWSSEEFRVRATTARDSGYRPVYTLLSTCRESRRVAQTYYTRQWQGLTCAVTGSRVKDCTHAPDFRTFDWIPPEDLIVLCFPPNSSCQASSWECIYPFAWGITAGKTNWCMCTNGDYEHA
- a CDS encoding uncharacterized protein (EggNog:ENOG41), which gives rise to MLSFIETETPPTKVFFPAFQLQICGELFAPESGSPNRMGAAVVISHPMTGVKEQTSTTYAKLLSTAGFYALVFDAGYQGESSGEPRGLEDPHQRVEDIKAAVSYLTTLSGRVDAQRIGLLGICASGGYASYATQSDSRIKCLATVSAACVGRMTRNGSVHPYVKENPQAIATALEAAGQWRTNAAKNPTSKPDAPVMFETDPSKVHEESDSFFRDAAAYYGTKRGKHERSTHKVPPQSYDLMIGYDSFNFQHLIAPRPLLMIAGSAAQTLHYSKTAIDGARQPKELFVISGKNHFDLYDDLRESGPKVVDFFASGLD
- a CDS encoding uncharacterized protein (EggNog:ENOG41), producing the protein MVFQYKRVLLVGATAGIGAAMADKLIEEGAKVIAVGRRQERLDAFVAKHGPERASAIKYDVTDRAGLDAFVNKVVETYPDLDCVFLNSGTQTQAKLTRPAEIDLDAFHHEFEVNYISVVNLTIKFLPHLEKKDYPTSVIVTGSLLSLVPAFLMPAYSASKAALRAFFDSLRRQHQGFSKIKFIELLPPAVQTELHDYMGVERGRAVGMPLAEFTEQAYAALASGKEEIIIGNLHGAAAEDVQIFLEKRKLMFDNLSNAMALHFQP
- a CDS encoding uncharacterized protein (EggNog:ENOG41), whose translation is MVYRGPSKDCLPCRKRKLKCDLRKDGCGQCLRASIACFGYRDTNDLIFRDQTSSVQRKMLASKATTVSLQLGALNHVILPNSYHLSSQPQPAWHLRARHDFFAHYVYGLSSTYDILPSLYEKAKPGDHLSASVDAASLAFFANNHATSSTELLRLAAENYMLALRQINKALSSRELASADSTLQSVLLLDLYEKIMGRDLMSEKSWLAHLNGALALIKARGYNDMTRSEVSRKLANKLFTTLLISCYVATQRIPEGVAELGRRLDMFHDKDDAKWRLSNMNCKMINFRIDVAEGKLSKSEIVAQARQLEDAYCEIEETSSQRWQPRHVMVSEEDPDRSFIFGDHYDVYRDHFTTQVRNTVRIMHLQLHFYITRALKGDESDEAIRIRSESSALTERYAEQVCASAPQFLLPNVHPNNCIPFTPVQALKCGILLPAMFIAGSATTNPKLRLWVIHTMKFIAASGHLRAASVTANMLEENPMLDFRFMYAKLGGLAIAYKCYEYID